Proteins found in one Agaribacterium sp. ZY112 genomic segment:
- the rpmC gene encoding 50S ribosomal protein L29, which translates to MSTKNYSELTVEELKAELLSQLDAQFKLRMQKSTGQLNQTHLVKQTRRDIARVKTALRQKAGN; encoded by the coding sequence ATGAGTACTAAAAATTACAGCGAATTGACCGTTGAAGAGCTTAAAGCTGAGTTGTTATCGCAGTTGGATGCACAGTTTAAATTGCGCATGCAAAAGTCGACTGGCCAGTTGAATCAAACTCATCTGGTTAAGCAAACACGTCGTGATATTGCTCGAGTTAAAACAGCACTTCGTCAAAAGGCAGGTAACTAA
- the rplB gene encoding 50S ribosomal protein L2 yields MAIVKRKPTSPGRRAVVSVVHTDLHKGAPYGPLLDSAPKSGGRNNLGRITTRHRGGGHKQRYRIVDFKRNKDGIPAKVERIEYDPNRTAHIALICYLDGERRYIIAPKGLKAGDTVISGNAADIKVGNTLPLRNMPVGSTIHCVELKPGKGAQIARSAGTSVQLVAREGRHATLRLRSGEMRRVLSDCRATLGEVSNSEHSLRSLGKAGATRWRGIRPTVRGVAMNPVDHPHGGGEGRTSGGRHPVSPWGTPAKGYKTRKNKRTDSMIVRRRNKK; encoded by the coding sequence GTGGCAATTGTAAAACGTAAACCTACGTCTCCTGGTCGTCGTGCTGTTGTATCTGTAGTTCATACAGATTTGCATAAAGGCGCACCTTATGGTCCTTTGCTCGACAGCGCTCCTAAGAGTGGCGGTCGTAACAACTTGGGTCGTATCACTACCCGTCATCGTGGTGGTGGTCACAAGCAGCGTTACCGTATTGTTGACTTTAAGCGCAATAAAGATGGTATCCCTGCAAAAGTAGAGCGTATTGAGTACGATCCTAATCGTACGGCGCACATCGCTTTGATTTGTTACCTTGATGGTGAGCGTCGTTATATTATCGCTCCAAAAGGTCTTAAAGCTGGTGATACCGTAATTAGCGGTAACGCAGCTGATATCAAAGTAGGCAACACCTTGCCTTTGCGCAATATGCCTGTTGGTAGCACGATTCACTGTGTAGAGCTTAAGCCTGGTAAAGGTGCTCAAATTGCACGTTCGGCAGGTACTTCTGTACAGCTAGTGGCTCGTGAAGGTCGTCATGCAACCCTGCGTCTTCGCAGTGGTGAAATGCGTCGAGTTTTATCTGACTGTCGTGCGACACTTGGTGAAGTAAGCAACAGTGAGCACAGTCTTCGCTCTTTGGGTAAGGCAGGTGCAACTCGCTGGCGTGGTATTCGTCCTACCGTTCGCGGTGTTGCGATGAACCCGGTAGATCACCCACATGGTGGTGGTGAAGGCCGTACTTCTGGTGGTCGTCATCCAGTGTCTCCTTGGGGTACACCGGCTAAGGGTTATAAGACTCGTAAGAACAAGCGTACAGATAGCATGATCGTACGCCGTCGAAATAAAAAGTAA
- the rplP gene encoding 50S ribosomal protein L16, whose product MLQPKRTKFRKQQTGRNRGLALRGSKVSFGEFGLKAVARGRITARQIEAARRAMTRHVKRGGKIWIRVFPDKPITEKPLEVRQGKGKGNVEYWVCQIQPGRVLYEMEGVTEELAREAFALAAAKLPFKTTFVKRTVM is encoded by the coding sequence ATGTTGCAGCCAAAACGTACAAAATTCAGAAAACAACAGACGGGTCGTAACCGCGGTTTAGCGCTACGTGGCTCGAAAGTTAGTTTTGGTGAATTCGGACTAAAAGCCGTCGCACGCGGTCGTATTACTGCTCGTCAAATCGAAGCCGCTCGTCGTGCTATGACTCGTCACGTTAAACGTGGCGGTAAAATCTGGATCCGTGTGTTTCCTGATAAGCCAATCACAGAGAAGCCTCTTGAGGTTCGTCAGGGTAAAGGTAAGGGTAATGTTGAATACTGGGTTTGCCAGATTCAGCCAGGCCGTGTCCTTTATGAAATGGAAGGTGTCACAGAAGAGCTTGCTCGTGAAGCATTTGCTCTTGCTGCTGCAAAACTTCCTTTTAAGACCACTTTTGTTAAACGGACGGTAATGTAA
- the rplW gene encoding 50S ribosomal protein L23, whose protein sequence is MSQARLFKIILAPVVSEKTTRVAELANQVVFKVAKDANKQEVRAAVELMFDVKVEQVRVLNVKGKTKRTRFGLGRRSDWKKAYVSLAEGQEIDFAVAE, encoded by the coding sequence ATGAGTCAGGCACGTCTGTTTAAGATAATTCTTGCGCCGGTTGTTTCTGAGAAAACAACTCGAGTTGCTGAGCTAGCCAATCAGGTTGTGTTCAAAGTAGCTAAAGACGCAAACAAACAAGAAGTTCGCGCAGCTGTAGAGCTTATGTTTGACGTAAAAGTTGAACAGGTTCGTGTGTTGAACGTTAAAGGTAAAACCAAGCGTACGCGTTTTGGTTTGGGTCGTCGCAGCGACTGGAAAAAAGCATATGTCAGCTTGGCCGAAGGTCAAGAGATTGACTTTGCAGTGGCTGAGTAA
- the rpsC gene encoding 30S ribosomal protein S3 has product MGQKVHPTGIRLGIVKRHRSTWYAGKKEYADKLNTDLKVRKFVEEKLAHASVSRIDIERPANTARVTIHTARPGIVIGKKGEDVEKLRAEISKEMGVPVHINIEEIRKPDLDAALVAQSVAQQLERRVMFRRAMKRAVQNAMRQGAEGVKVQVGGRLGGAEIARSEWYREGRVPLHTLRADIDYATAEGLTTYGIIGVKVWIFKGEVIGGVEEQEASKPQKKKSKK; this is encoded by the coding sequence ATGGGTCAGAAAGTACATCCTACAGGTATTCGTCTTGGTATTGTTAAGCGTCACCGTTCTACTTGGTACGCCGGCAAGAAAGAATACGCGGACAAGCTCAATACAGATTTAAAAGTACGTAAATTTGTAGAAGAGAAGCTCGCTCACGCTTCAGTAAGCCGAATCGATATCGAGCGTCCTGCGAACACTGCTCGTGTGACTATTCACACTGCACGTCCAGGTATTGTTATTGGTAAGAAAGGTGAAGATGTTGAGAAGTTGCGCGCTGAAATCTCTAAAGAGATGGGCGTACCTGTTCACATCAATATTGAAGAAATTCGTAAGCCTGATCTCGACGCTGCTCTTGTAGCGCAGAGTGTTGCTCAGCAGCTTGAACGTCGTGTTATGTTCCGTCGCGCTATGAAGCGCGCAGTACAAAACGCAATGCGTCAAGGCGCTGAAGGTGTGAAGGTACAAGTTGGTGGTCGTTTAGGTGGTGCTGAGATTGCACGCTCTGAATGGTACCGTGAAGGTCGTGTACCTCTTCATACTTTACGTGCTGATATTGACTACGCAACAGCAGAAGGTCTTACTACTTACGGCATTATCGGCGTAAAAGTATGGATCTTTAAAGGCGAAGTTATCGGTGGCGTAGAAGAGCAAGAAGCTTCCAAGCCGCAAAAGAAAAAATCTAAAAAGTAA
- the rpsG gene encoding 30S ribosomal protein S7, with protein MPRRRVVAKREILPDPKFNNVTLAKFMNHVMISGKKSVAERIVYGALDLVAQKQDKEALEVFAEALENIAPLVEVKSRRVGGATYQVPVEVRPSRREALAMRWLVEYARGRGEKSMAQRLAGELVDAAQSKGGAVKKREDVHRMAEANKAFSHFRF; from the coding sequence ATGCCTAGAAGAAGAGTTGTCGCGAAACGCGAAATTCTGCCAGATCCGAAGTTTAACAACGTGACTCTGGCGAAATTTATGAACCACGTAATGATTAGTGGTAAGAAATCTGTAGCAGAGCGCATTGTATATGGTGCACTTGATTTAGTTGCGCAGAAGCAAGATAAAGAAGCGCTTGAAGTGTTTGCAGAGGCTTTGGAAAATATTGCTCCATTGGTTGAGGTTAAATCTCGCCGTGTGGGTGGTGCAACTTACCAAGTTCCTGTTGAGGTTCGTCCTTCACGTCGTGAAGCGCTAGCCATGCGTTGGTTGGTTGAATACGCTCGCGGTCGTGGTGAGAAATCAATGGCCCAGCGTCTGGCTGGTGAGCTTGTTGATGCAGCGCAAAGCAAAGGCGGCGCTGTTAAGAAAAGAGAAGATGTGCATCGTATGGCAGAAGCCAACAAGGCCTTCTCTCACTTCCGTTTCTAA
- the rplC gene encoding 50S ribosomal protein L3: MAIGLVGRKSGMTRIFTDEGQSIPVTVIEVEANRVTQVKTVDVDGYDAIQVTVGERRASRVVKAAAGHFAKAETEAGRGLWEFRNEAGESFESGSALTVERFESGQKVDVTGTSKGAGFAGGVKRWNFHMQDATHGNSLSHRAPGSIGQCQTPGRVFKGKKMAGHMGAERTTVQNLEVVRVDAERGLLLVKGAVPGAPGGDVIVRPAVKLKNA; the protein is encoded by the coding sequence ATGGCTATCGGTTTAGTCGGCCGCAAAAGCGGTATGACACGTATTTTTACTGACGAAGGTCAGTCTATCCCTGTAACGGTTATTGAAGTTGAAGCTAACCGTGTGACACAAGTAAAAACAGTTGATGTTGATGGCTATGATGCTATCCAAGTTACTGTTGGCGAGCGTCGTGCTTCTCGCGTAGTTAAAGCGGCTGCAGGCCACTTTGCTAAAGCTGAGACCGAAGCTGGTCGTGGTCTATGGGAATTTCGAAATGAAGCAGGTGAGTCTTTTGAGTCAGGTTCTGCGCTAACTGTTGAGCGCTTTGAGTCTGGTCAGAAGGTTGATGTAACTGGTACTTCTAAAGGTGCTGGTTTCGCGGGTGGTGTTAAGCGTTGGAATTTCCATATGCAAGACGCAACTCACGGTAACTCACTTTCTCATCGTGCCCCTGGTTCGATTGGTCAATGTCAAACGCCTGGTCGCGTTTTTAAAGGCAAGAAGATGGCTGGTCACATGGGTGCAGAGCGCACAACTGTTCAAAATCTTGAGGTTGTTCGCGTAGATGCTGAGCGCGGCTTGTTGTTGGTTAAAGGTGCGGTACCTGGTGCACCTGGTGGCGACGTTATCGTTCGTCCAGCCGTTAAGTTGAAAAACGCCTAG
- the rpsJ gene encoding 30S ribosomal protein S10, which translates to MQNQRIRIRLKAFDHKLIDASTQEIVDTAKRTGAQVRGPIPLPTRKERYTVLVSPHVNKDARDQYEIRTYKRLLDIVEPTEKTVDALMKLDLAAGVEVQISLG; encoded by the coding sequence ATGCAAAATCAGCGTATCAGGATCCGTCTGAAAGCTTTTGATCACAAATTGATTGACGCTTCCACTCAGGAAATTGTAGATACTGCCAAGCGTACTGGTGCACAGGTTCGTGGTCCTATTCCACTGCCTACACGTAAAGAGCGTTATACAGTGTTGGTTTCGCCTCATGTAAACAAAGATGCGCGCGATCAGTATGAGATTCGCACGTACAAGCGCTTGCTAGACATCGTAGAGCCTACTGAGAAAACTGTAGATGCTCTTATGAAGTTGGATCTAGCAGCTGGTGTAGAGGTTCAGATTAGTCTGGGTTAA
- the rpsS gene encoding 30S ribosomal protein S19, with the protein MPRSLKKGPFIDHHLLAKVETAAEKNDRRPIKTWSRRSMILPNMVGLTLSVHNGRQHVPVLVSEEMVGHKLGEFAPTRTYRGHVADKKAKR; encoded by the coding sequence GTGCCACGTTCGCTGAAAAAAGGTCCGTTTATTGATCACCACTTGCTAGCTAAAGTGGAAACGGCAGCTGAAAAAAATGATCGCCGTCCGATTAAGACTTGGTCTCGTCGTTCCATGATTCTTCCAAACATGGTTGGCTTGACTCTTTCTGTACACAACGGCCGTCAGCATGTGCCTGTGCTTGTCTCTGAAGAGATGGTCGGACACAAACTGGGCGAGTTTGCCCCAACCCGCACTTATCGCGGTCACGTGGCTGATAAAAAAGCCAAGCGTTAA
- the rpsL gene encoding 30S ribosomal protein S12: MATINQLVRKPRKRVVKKSTVPALEACPQRRGVCTRVYTTTPKKPNSALRKVCRVRLTSGFEVTSYIGGEGHNLQEHSVVLIRGGRVKDLPGVRYHTVRGSLDTSGVADRRQRRSKYGAKRPK; this comes from the coding sequence ATGGCAACGATCAATCAGTTGGTCCGTAAGCCGCGCAAACGTGTTGTGAAGAAGAGCACCGTTCCTGCGTTGGAGGCTTGCCCTCAGCGTCGTGGTGTTTGTACTCGCGTTTACACTACTACCCCTAAAAAGCCTAACTCGGCTTTGCGTAAGGTATGTCGTGTGCGTTTGACCAGTGGTTTTGAAGTCACTTCCTATATCGGTGGTGAAGGTCACAACCTACAAGAGCACAGTGTTGTTCTTATTCGCGGTGGACGTGTGAAGGATTTGCCTGGTGTGCGTTACCACACTGTGCGCGGTTCATTAGACACCTCTGGTGTTGCAGACCGTCGTCAGCGTCGTTCTAAGTACGGTGCCAAGCGTCCTAAGTAA
- the rplV gene encoding 50S ribosomal protein L22, with protein sequence MEVAAVLRGARLSAQKARLVADQIRGKSVEEALDILSFSTKKGAHLVKKVLESAIANAEHNDGADVDELKVSTIFVDEGFTMKRIKPRAKGRADRILKRTCHITVKVAE encoded by the coding sequence ATGGAAGTAGCAGCAGTATTACGCGGCGCTCGATTGTCGGCTCAAAAGGCACGCCTGGTTGCAGACCAAATTCGCGGCAAGTCCGTTGAAGAAGCGCTGGATATTCTTTCTTTCAGCACTAAAAAAGGCGCGCACCTAGTTAAGAAAGTTTTGGAGTCTGCAATTGCAAACGCCGAGCATAACGATGGTGCAGATGTTGATGAGCTGAAAGTTTCAACCATTTTTGTTGATGAGGGCTTCACTATGAAGCGCATCAAACCACGTGCAAAAGGGCGCGCAGATCGAATTTTGAAGCGCACTTGTCACATTACTGTGAAAGTAGCGGAATAA
- the rplD gene encoding 50S ribosomal protein L4, whose product MELNIATPQGQNGTVTVSDEAFGKEFNQDLVHQAVVAYAAGARQGSKAQKSRSDVSGGGKKPWRQKGTGRARAGTIRSPLWRSGGVTFAAAPRDFSQKLNKKMYRAALRSIFSELARQERLVVVEEFALEEAKTKVLVQKLADYDLSDVLIVAEEVQENLYLAARNLHKVDVRDIQGVDPVSLIGFDKVLVTVAALKKLEEALV is encoded by the coding sequence ATGGAACTCAATATAGCTACACCGCAGGGTCAAAACGGTACAGTTACTGTATCTGATGAAGCCTTCGGTAAAGAGTTTAATCAAGACCTGGTGCATCAAGCAGTTGTTGCTTATGCGGCAGGCGCGCGTCAGGGTAGCAAGGCTCAAAAGTCTCGCTCAGACGTAAGTGGTGGTGGTAAAAAGCCATGGCGTCAAAAAGGTACTGGTCGTGCTCGTGCTGGTACTATTCGCAGTCCATTGTGGCGTAGTGGTGGTGTTACATTTGCTGCTGCACCTCGTGACTTTAGTCAGAAGCTAAATAAGAAAATGTATCGCGCAGCATTGCGCAGTATTTTTTCTGAGCTTGCTCGTCAAGAGCGTTTGGTTGTTGTGGAAGAGTTCGCTCTTGAAGAAGCAAAAACCAAGGTTCTTGTGCAGAAGCTTGCTGATTACGATCTTAGCGATGTGTTGATTGTTGCAGAAGAAGTACAAGAAAACTTGTATCTAGCTGCTCGCAACCTTCACAAAGTTGATGTTCGTGATATTCAGGGTGTTGATCCAGTTAGCTTGATCGGTTTTGACAAGGTGTTGGTGACTGTTGCTGCCCTTAAGAAACTTGAGGAGGCTTTGGTATGA
- the fusA gene encoding elongation factor G: MARKTPISRYRNIGICAHVDAGKTTTTERVLFYTGLSHKIGEVHDGAATMDWMEQEQERGITITSAATTCFWSGMQQQFDQHRINIIDTPGHVDFTIEVERSLRVLDGAVVVLCGSSGVQPQTETVWRQANKYEVPRMVFVNKMDRAGADFISVIEQLKDRLGANPVALQMTIGAEEEFKGVVDLIKQKAILWNESDQGMTFEYADIPADMADECELMYEQVVEAAAEANDELMDKYLEEGELSEEEIKAGIRARTLASEIVPVLGGSAFKNKGVQAVLDAVVEYLPSPTEVKAIEGHLEGSEELATREADDKAPFSALAFKIATDPFVGTLTFFRVYSGKLETGTAVYNSVKGKKERVGRMVQMHANSREEIKEVLAGDIAAAIGLKDVTTGDTLCAENGKIVLERMEFPEPVISVAVEPRTTADQEKMSVALGKLAQEDPSFKVKTDEETGQCIISGMGELHLDILVDRMRREFSVEANIGKPQVAYRERITAVSEIEGKFIRQSGGKGQYGHVCIKFEPAEDQNAEGLEFVNEIVGGSVPKEFIPAVEKGIEGQMDNGVLAGFPLLGLKATLYDGSFHDVDSNEMAFKIAASMATKKLADEGSAVLLEPMMKVEVVTPEENMGDVVGDLNRRRGLIQGMDENPSGRVVNAEVPLAEMFGYATDLRSATQGRATFTMEFERYAEAPAKVANDIISRHGG; the protein is encoded by the coding sequence GTGGCTCGCAAGACCCCAATCTCTCGCTATCGCAATATTGGCATTTGTGCTCACGTAGATGCTGGTAAAACCACAACTACCGAGCGTGTGCTGTTCTATACCGGCTTATCTCACAAGATTGGTGAGGTGCATGACGGGGCGGCAACTATGGATTGGATGGAGCAGGAGCAGGAGCGGGGTATTACGATTACATCGGCTGCGACAACCTGTTTTTGGTCGGGTATGCAGCAGCAGTTTGATCAGCACCGTATTAATATCATCGATACCCCTGGGCATGTTGATTTTACCATTGAGGTAGAGCGCTCTTTACGTGTGCTTGATGGTGCGGTTGTTGTCTTGTGTGGTTCTTCCGGTGTTCAGCCGCAGACAGAAACTGTTTGGCGTCAGGCAAATAAGTATGAAGTGCCGCGCATGGTTTTTGTAAATAAAATGGATAGGGCGGGCGCTGATTTTATCAGTGTTATTGAGCAGTTGAAGGATAGGCTTGGGGCTAATCCTGTTGCTTTGCAAATGACTATTGGTGCTGAAGAAGAATTTAAGGGTGTGGTTGATCTGATTAAGCAAAAAGCTATTTTGTGGAATGAATCAGATCAGGGTATGACTTTTGAGTACGCAGACATTCCTGCTGATATGGCTGATGAGTGTGAGCTTATGTATGAGCAGGTGGTAGAGGCTGCTGCAGAAGCCAATGATGAGCTTATGGATAAGTACCTTGAAGAGGGTGAGCTTAGCGAGGAAGAGATAAAGGCTGGAATACGTGCGCGCACATTGGCGAGTGAAATTGTGCCGGTGCTGGGTGGCTCTGCGTTCAAGAATAAGGGTGTGCAGGCCGTGCTTGATGCTGTTGTTGAGTACTTGCCATCGCCTACTGAGGTTAAGGCTATCGAGGGGCATCTTGAGGGCTCGGAAGAGCTTGCTACTCGCGAAGCCGATGATAAAGCCCCGTTCTCTGCTTTGGCCTTTAAGATTGCAACTGATCCTTTTGTGGGGACCTTAACTTTCTTCCGTGTTTATTCGGGTAAGCTTGAGACGGGTACGGCGGTGTATAACTCGGTGAAAGGCAAGAAGGAGCGTGTTGGTCGTATGGTGCAAATGCATGCGAACAGCCGAGAAGAGATTAAAGAGGTGTTGGCAGGTGATATTGCTGCTGCAATCGGTCTTAAAGATGTCACGACAGGTGATACGCTTTGTGCTGAAAACGGCAAGATTGTGCTTGAGCGAATGGAGTTTCCGGAGCCTGTTATTTCCGTGGCGGTGGAGCCAAGAACAACTGCAGATCAGGAAAAAATGAGTGTTGCGTTAGGTAAGCTTGCGCAAGAAGATCCGTCTTTCAAGGTGAAGACCGATGAAGAGACTGGTCAGTGCATCATTTCGGGTATGGGGGAGCTTCACCTTGATATCCTTGTCGATCGCATGCGTCGTGAGTTTAGTGTTGAGGCGAATATTGGTAAGCCTCAGGTGGCTTATCGCGAGCGAATCACGGCTGTCAGTGAGATTGAAGGCAAGTTTATTCGTCAGAGTGGTGGTAAAGGGCAGTATGGTCATGTATGCATTAAGTTTGAGCCGGCAGAGGATCAGAATGCAGAAGGGCTTGAGTTTGTAAATGAAATTGTCGGTGGTTCTGTGCCTAAAGAGTTTATCCCCGCTGTAGAAAAGGGGATTGAGGGGCAGATGGATAATGGGGTGTTGGCAGGCTTTCCATTGTTGGGGTTAAAGGCAACTTTATACGATGGAAGCTTTCATGATGTTGACTCTAACGAGATGGCCTTTAAAATTGCCGCCTCGATGGCAACTAAAAAGCTTGCTGATGAGGGTAGTGCCGTTTTGCTTGAGCCGATGATGAAGGTTGAGGTGGTAACGCCGGAAGAAAATATGGGTGATGTCGTGGGTGACTTAAATCGTCGTCGCGGCCTCATTCAGGGTATGGACGAAAACCCTAGTGGTCGTGTCGTCAATGCTGAAGTACCGCTTGCTGAGATGTTTGGTTACGCAACTGACTTGCGTTCCGCTACTCAGGGGCGTGCAACCTTTACGATGGAGTTTGAGCGTTATGCTGAGGCTCCGGCAAAAGTCGCAAATGATATTATTAGCCGTCACGGCGGTTAA
- the tuf gene encoding elongation factor Tu produces the protein MAKETFERTKPHVNVGTIGHVDHGKTTLTAALTRVCAEVWGGEAIDFAGIDNAPEERERGITIATSHVEYDSPTRHYAHVDCPGHADYVKNMITGAAQMDGAILVCGATDGPMPQTREHILLSRQVGVPYIVVFLNKADLLAEDCGGVDSEEYAEMLELVDMEIRDLLSTYEFPGDDTPIIAGSALMALNGEDDNELGTSAVKKLVETLDEYIPEPERAIDQPFLMPIEDVFSISGRGTVVTGRVERGIINVGNEIEIIGIKETTTTTCTGVEMFRKLLDEGRAGENVGVLLRGTKRDEVERGQVLAIPGSITPHTKFEGEVYVLSKDEGGRHTPFFKGYRPQFYFRTTDVTGACELPEGVEMVMPGDNIQMSVTLICPIAMEEGLRFAIREGGRTVGAGVVAKILD, from the coding sequence ATGGCTAAAGAAACTTTTGAACGTACGAAACCCCACGTTAACGTGGGTACTATTGGTCACGTTGACCACGGTAAAACAACTCTAACTGCTGCGCTTACTCGTGTTTGTGCTGAAGTTTGGGGTGGTGAAGCGATTGACTTTGCTGGTATCGATAATGCTCCTGAAGAGCGCGAGCGTGGTATCACCATCGCAACTTCGCATGTTGAGTACGATAGCCCGACTCGTCACTACGCCCACGTAGATTGCCCAGGTCACGCCGACTACGTTAAAAACATGATTACTGGTGCTGCTCAGATGGATGGCGCTATCCTTGTTTGTGGTGCGACTGATGGTCCTATGCCTCAGACTCGTGAGCACATCTTGCTTTCACGTCAGGTTGGTGTTCCTTACATCGTAGTATTCCTTAACAAGGCTGACCTTCTTGCTGAAGACTGTGGCGGCGTTGATTCTGAAGAATACGCTGAGATGCTTGAGTTGGTAGACATGGAAATCCGTGATCTTCTATCTACTTATGAGTTCCCTGGTGATGACACGCCTATCATTGCAGGTTCTGCATTGATGGCTCTTAACGGTGAAGATGACAATGAGTTGGGTACTTCTGCTGTTAAGAAGTTGGTTGAGACTCTTGATGAGTACATCCCAGAGCCTGAGCGTGCAATTGATCAGCCTTTCCTAATGCCAATTGAAGACGTATTCTCGATCTCTGGTCGTGGTACTGTTGTTACCGGTCGTGTTGAGCGCGGTATCATCAATGTTGGTAACGAAATTGAAATTATCGGCATCAAAGAAACAACCACTACTACTTGTACTGGTGTTGAGATGTTCCGTAAGTTGCTTGACGAAGGTCGTGCAGGTGAGAACGTTGGTGTTCTTCTTCGTGGTACTAAGCGTGATGAAGTTGAGCGTGGTCAGGTTCTTGCGATCCCTGGTTCAATCACTCCTCACACCAAGTTCGAAGGCGAAGTTTACGTGTTGTCTAAAGATGAGGGTGGTCGTCACACTCCATTCTTCAAAGGCTACCGTCCTCAGTTCTACTTCCGTACTACTGATGTAACTGGTGCTTGTGAACTTCCAGAAGGTGTTGAAATGGTAATGCCTGGTGACAACATTCAAATGTCTGTTACCTTGATCTGTCCAATCGCGATGGAAGAAGGTTTACGCTTCGCTATCCGTGAGGGTGGTCGTACTGTTGGTGCGGGCGTTGTTGCTAAGATTCTTGACTAA